From Sporosarcina sp. 6E9, a single genomic window includes:
- a CDS encoding hexameric tyrosine-coordinated heme protein gives MSKGLQTLLTQTPEEGFKLAVKLAQKGIEVTQPSEEIREMLRPVYSRNADSLTAASQVVAIHFQTVAFANNYWN, from the coding sequence ATGTCGAAGGGCCTGCAAACGCTGCTAACACAAACGCCTGAGGAAGGTTTTAAATTAGCGGTTAAGCTCGCACAAAAAGGAATAGAAGTTACACAGCCTTCTGAAGAAATCAGAGAAATGTTGCGTCCTGTTTATTCTAGAAATGCGGATAGCTTAACGGCAGCTTCACAAGTAGTTGCCATCCATTTTCAAACGGTTGCTTTTGCCAATAACTATTGGAATTGA
- a CDS encoding malate synthase codes for MNLINEEITHKVFGEGNIVDHVDSVITIEFNEDIKKFVYPDAFQTFITLNDQSTAKTFEKVFLQREREERALELKLEEERERQVLEQQRKEKLKNHKIHESSQVVFWLDDEEQQNVFIDWQASTGQVQSGKNEGQPNRAARTRPNSAGLLTARKADQPETERQILGLFMVNETFSGNLSEDEMIPSHAEFRIELTDPEAEKMLFWNYYINKNHPHRTAWNTGKYRYFDNIMTAQILKDLIALRTDEEQIKEAENFLEYFCQMNALDMDDIPEASGFIKQ; via the coding sequence ATGAATTTAATTAATGAAGAAATTACACATAAAGTGTTTGGTGAAGGGAATATCGTGGATCATGTGGATTCTGTCATCACCATTGAATTTAATGAGGATATTAAAAAGTTCGTCTATCCGGATGCTTTTCAAACATTTATCACACTAAATGACCAGAGTACCGCAAAAACTTTCGAAAAAGTCTTTTTGCAAAGGGAAAGGGAAGAAAGAGCACTTGAGTTAAAACTTGAAGAAGAAAGAGAGCGACAAGTGCTTGAACAGCAACGTAAGGAGAAACTAAAGAACCATAAAATTCATGAAAGTTCACAAGTTGTTTTCTGGTTGGATGATGAAGAGCAACAAAATGTATTTATCGATTGGCAAGCATCCACTGGCCAAGTTCAAAGTGGGAAAAATGAAGGTCAACCAAACAGGGCGGCTCGTACGCGTCCGAACAGTGCAGGTCTACTGACTGCCAGAAAGGCTGATCAACCAGAAACAGAAAGACAAATTCTCGGACTCTTCATGGTGAATGAAACATTTTCCGGTAATTTAAGCGAAGATGAAATGATCCCATCACATGCGGAATTCAGAATCGAACTTACGGATCCAGAAGCAGAGAAAATGCTTTTCTGGAATTACTATATCAATAAGAACCATCCTCATCGCACTGCGTGGAATACTGGTAAATACCGTTACTTTGATAATATAATGACTGCTCAAATCTTAAAAGATCTGATTGCATTGAGAACAGATGAAGAGCAAATCAAAGAGGCTGAAAACTTTTTGGAATACTTCTGTCAAATGAATGCTCTTGACATGGATGACATTCCAGAAGCGAGCGGCTTTATAAAGCAATAA
- the pulA gene encoding type I pullulanase: MKNFAAWIDDVFVLTVEAPNIDAIMKKAKPPVIYWAAMDQYFPVELSHSIDATTVRMTVVDVLPLGENLILKWGKTRFPVYPRAIVRTDWFEQRYSCLDTELGAIYEETATIFSVWAPTATCVKLCLDQQIYALKRGLSGIWSSKISGNWHGTPYQYEVTVNGQTIHVNDPYSKALLVNSEKSVVVDLSKTNPTNFTKNIRPKQQHLQDAIIYELHVRDATIQKAGGIDHRGKYLGLTETNTATKNGFSTGLSYIKELGCTHVQILPINDFARVNERQPEKDYNWGYDPLYFQVPEGSYATDPENPVSRIKECKEMIQAFHQADIAVILDVVYNHVFVMEESAFEKLVPGYYFRYHTDGNLSNGTGVGNDFATEKNMAQKFILDTIDFWLTEYRVDGFRFDLMGTMDIEIMQKIRDRCTREETPIMLLGEGWDLPTALPAEMKATSYNANQLEDIRFFNDYFRDSVKGNLFDAHDKGYINGDGRFIERMPHLVSGSVLEKFGAPFVSEVNQTINYVECHDNHTLWDRLQLTNAKASLDDRRKMHQLASGITLLSQGVPFLHAGQEWFRSKQGDENSYISGDHINQLDWKMREAEDKHIQFIKKLIAIRKRYRIFRLRSKQEIEKRFQVLNTPAPVFGFTLFGDNDDFAIYMNPTNKHWQLHLPSSGKWEVLATNHLPGQTKTEEIPGEFTQINPYELIVLKRSLNPRDSSLS; this comes from the coding sequence ATGAAGAATTTTGCGGCATGGATCGATGACGTGTTTGTGTTAACGGTAGAAGCTCCAAATATAGACGCTATCATGAAGAAAGCAAAGCCACCTGTTATTTACTGGGCGGCTATGGACCAGTATTTCCCTGTAGAACTGAGTCATTCAATCGATGCGACTACTGTACGTATGACAGTCGTTGATGTACTACCACTGGGAGAAAACCTAATTTTGAAGTGGGGGAAAACCCGCTTCCCCGTCTATCCGCGCGCAATTGTTCGAACAGACTGGTTTGAGCAACGGTATTCCTGCTTAGATACCGAATTAGGAGCTATATATGAAGAAACAGCAACCATTTTTTCCGTATGGGCTCCAACAGCAACTTGTGTAAAGCTCTGTCTTGACCAGCAAATCTATGCGCTAAAACGTGGATTGAGCGGAATTTGGTCCAGTAAAATTTCTGGAAATTGGCACGGTACCCCTTATCAATACGAAGTGACTGTCAATGGACAAACCATTCACGTAAATGACCCTTACTCGAAAGCATTGCTTGTCAACAGCGAAAAAAGTGTTGTCGTCGATCTATCAAAGACCAATCCAACGAATTTCACAAAAAATATCAGACCTAAACAGCAACATTTACAGGATGCAATCATCTATGAACTGCACGTTAGAGACGCTACGATTCAGAAAGCCGGAGGTATTGATCATAGAGGGAAATACTTAGGGTTGACCGAAACAAATACAGCTACTAAAAACGGCTTTTCAACAGGGCTTTCTTATATTAAGGAACTAGGCTGTACCCACGTACAAATTTTACCAATTAATGATTTCGCCCGTGTGAACGAGCGGCAACCGGAAAAAGATTATAATTGGGGCTATGACCCACTCTATTTTCAGGTACCAGAAGGCAGTTATGCCACTGATCCCGAAAATCCTGTCTCAAGAATAAAAGAATGCAAAGAAATGATTCAAGCATTTCATCAAGCAGACATAGCGGTCATTCTCGACGTCGTTTATAATCATGTGTTCGTAATGGAAGAATCTGCTTTTGAAAAATTAGTTCCTGGCTATTATTTCCGTTATCATACGGATGGAAATTTGAGTAATGGTACGGGGGTAGGCAATGATTTTGCGACAGAAAAGAATATGGCTCAAAAATTCATTTTGGATACGATAGACTTTTGGCTTACAGAATACCGCGTTGATGGATTTCGTTTTGACCTGATGGGCACGATGGACATTGAAATCATGCAGAAAATTCGCGATCGCTGCACCAGGGAAGAAACGCCAATTATGCTTCTCGGGGAAGGATGGGACCTCCCCACTGCCTTGCCTGCTGAAATGAAAGCAACTTCCTATAACGCAAACCAATTAGAGGACATACGTTTCTTTAATGATTATTTCCGGGATTCCGTAAAGGGAAACTTATTTGACGCCCACGATAAAGGATATATCAATGGAGATGGTCGATTTATCGAACGGATGCCACATCTTGTTTCAGGATCTGTTTTAGAGAAATTTGGGGCTCCGTTTGTCTCCGAAGTAAACCAGACGATTAATTATGTAGAATGTCATGATAACCATACACTTTGGGACCGTCTTCAACTGACCAATGCAAAGGCTAGTTTAGACGATAGAAGGAAAATGCATCAGCTGGCTTCCGGTATCACTTTATTAAGTCAAGGCGTGCCATTTCTACATGCCGGTCAGGAATGGTTTAGAAGTAAGCAAGGTGATGAGAACAGCTATATTTCCGGCGACCACATCAACCAATTAGACTGGAAGATGCGGGAAGCGGAAGATAAGCACATACAATTCATAAAAAAACTCATCGCAATCAGAAAAAGGTATCGTATCTTCCGCCTTCGCTCCAAGCAGGAGATTGAAAAACGATTCCAAGTTTTAAATACACCCGCACCTGTTTTCGGCTTTACACTCTTTGGAGACAATGATGACTTTGCGATTTATATGAATCCAACCAATAAACATTGGCAACTTCACCTGCCTTCATCAGGTAAATGGGAAGTCCTAGCAACCAATCATTTGCCCGGACAGACAAAAACCGAAGAAATTCCCGGAGAATTTACCCAGATTAACCCTTATGAATTAATCGTACTAAAAAGGTCATTGAATCCACGTGATTCCTCCCTTTCATAA